Proteins encoded together in one Impatiens glandulifera chromosome 1, dImpGla2.1, whole genome shotgun sequence window:
- the LOC124925194 gene encoding uncharacterized protein LOC124925194, which translates to MSIRHRPLKTCGSSISKITQNLYKDVKNSQGALGSMVARMDPLVALSAPVINIIESQSESALSFADDRILEIESKIETAFPSSTLAFDAVDEALHMVEILPAKLDGVFRSNFPSGITLDQFLSWVYVFLITLFKLCTSILTHGGLPEKEIMVDITYNITRRGSESSMSSSNYLSDRLGWMKCSYKDILKKPEKEAEKCSYKDILEKGTKHDHPNTRNIEEEITGKKNEDIKLREIGRIKDDQEKEYIIVKAGEREEGEDTPKDPLGGIKIKGDPTLQFDTNWHIKPSK; encoded by the coding sequence ATGTCAATAAGACATCGTCCACTTAAAACTTGTGGATCTTCCATCTCAAAAATTACTCAAAATTTGTACAAAGATGTCAAGAATTCCCAAGGAGCCTTGGGATCAATGGTCGCGAGAATGGACCCATTGGTTGCTTTATCCGCTCCCGTCATAAATATCATCGAAAGTCAGAGCGAATCCGCCCTCTCTTTCGCAGACGATCGCATCCTCGAGATCGAAAGCAAGATCGAAACCGCTTTTCCATCGTCCACATTAGCGTTCGACGCCGTGGACGAAGCCCTACACATGGTAGAAATCCTTCCTGCGAAGTTGGATGGCGTTTTCAGAAGTAACTTTCCAAGTGGAATAACTCTAGATCAATTCTTGAGTTGGGTGTATGTCTTCTTAATAACATTGTTCAAGTTGTGCACATCAATTTTGACTCATGGAGGGTTGCCCGAGAAGGAGATCATGGTTGACATAACATACAACATTACTAGAAGGGGTTCCGAGTCATCAATGTCGTCGTCTAATTATTTATCGGATAGGTTGGGTTGGATGAAGTGTAGCTATAAGGATATTCTAAAGAAGCCCGAAAAAGAAGCCGAGAAATGTAGTTATAAAGACATTTTGGAAAAAGGAACAAAACATGATCATCCAAACACGAGAAatatagaagaagaaataacgggtaaaaaaaatgaagacatAAAACTTAGGGAGATAGGAAGGATAAAAGATGATCAAGAAAAAGAATACATTATTGTGAAAGCGGGAGAAAGAGAAGAAGGGGAAGACACGCCCAAAGATCCACTTGGAGGCATAAAGATTAAGGGAGATCCAACATTACAATTTGACACCAATTGGCACATAAAACCTAgtaaataa